ATTTTTTACGGAATTTACAAATTACTACTAGAATTTATATTGAGTTCTCTTGGAGGTAAAAAGATGACGATTATGAAAAACATAAACACAATCAAAGCAGGAGACATTATGACAACAGACTTCTTTGTATGTAAAGAAGACTTTAGCCTATTCCTTGCTATAGATAAGATAATGAGAAGAAAAGTTCACTCAATAGTAGTAGTTGATGACAATGGGCAGATGAAGGATATAATATCTCCTACAGACTTGTTGAAGGTAGTTTTTCTTGATTATACAGATTATCATAGCATGAAGGTATCAGATATCGTTAAAAAGAATAGAGAGATATTATACATATCAGAAGATACAAGCCTTTCTGAAATAATAAAGGCTATGAGAACATATAGCATATCAACCCTGATAGTTGCCGATGAGTCTCTTAAACCTATAGGTATAGTTCATATAAAGGATGTCTTGAAGATGATAGAGACGATACTTATGTAGGAGGGTGTAAAATGTTAGGTTCACTTCAAAAAGAGGAATATTTCAAAATATACGAACCTAGCAGGCAGTTTCCTATCAACCTGTTAGGTTTTGCTGCCAAAAAGTCTGTTGTAGTTGATTCTAATGTTACAACTGATGAAGTTGTGAACCTGCTTCTAAAAGATAACGAGATAGCGTTTGTGATAGTAACAAGTGGTGATGAGATAATAAATGTTTTAGAGTCCAAAGATATATTGAATATAATATCTGCTAGATTTGGTCAGCACATATACGGGAATAAACCAGTGATTAAAATAGCAAACAGACTACAGAAGAATTTTTCTTTGATTGAAGCAAATAAGCCTGTAAGGTCAATAATACAGAAGATTTCAAAGAACAAACAACGAATAGTCATAACAATAAATGGTAATATTTATGGAGCAACTAATCCTGATATAATTTACTCAGTCCTACTCAAGATAATAGAAGAAGACTCAAAAGAGACAGGAAGACTGCAAAATATGATAATAAACAAATCTCTATATCCAAGTAACGTTATAAACTATGAGGCTGTTTCAATACCGTCGTTTAATGCTGGTGGAGACTATATCTTTGTAAAGGATGTAGATAACAACCAAACACTGGTAGTTATCGCAGATGTGTCAGGTAAAGGAACTTCCGCAGCTATAATTACGAGCATGATAAGTTTCTTTTTCAAGAGTTTAGTTGAAAGCAAGATAACAAAAGAAGTACTAGTAAAATCAATAGTCAGACTCAACAATACTATCATAGACTACTTTGATTACGAAAAATACATTACAATGGTGCTTTGTGTTGTTAATAAACTTTCCAGGAGTATAAGTATAGTCAATATGGGACATCAGCCTGTATATGTATTTGAGAAAGAAGAAATTATCCAGAAGAGAGCACATAATACTCCTATAGGTCTTATGGATTTAAGTGAAGATAGTATTGTTATTGATGATACTACACTAGGACGAAATAAGAAAGTCTTTCTTTTCACTGATGGAGTTACAGATATAAAGAATTCTGACGAGATGGAATATGGAGAGAAGAGATTAGAAGCAATACTTCTGTCCTATGATAACACCGAAGATATAAAATCATACTTACTTGAGGATATTATGTCGTTTTCTGAAGATCAATACCAGGTTGATGACATATCTTTCATAATATTTGAGATCAAAGATTAGAAACTACAAAGTAAATTTGTCAACCGATTAATATTTAATAAATGTGGGCAAAGATAAAGGACATTCCTGTATTCGGAGTAGGTTTGGGCTCATACTCTAGATGTTATCATTATAATTCTGAAAGAGATATAGTAGCTATAAAGTTTAAGTGTTGTGGTAAGTATTACGCTTGCTATAAGTGTCATAATGAATTGGAGGATCATAAAATAATACCTTGGGACGAAAGTGAATTTTCTACAAAAGCAGTTTTGTGTGGTATATGTGGTTTTGAGATGAGTATATATGAATATTTAAAATCTAGGTCCAAGTGTCCTTCGTGCAGTTCTGATTTCAATCAAAACTGTAAGAAACATTACAGTATCTATTTTGGGTTAGAGGATTATACTTAAGAAGTTAATACTCTTTCCGAAAGTATTATGTGTAGCGAGGATACGAACTATGATGAGGTCGCTTTATTCTGGTGTATCAGGCTTGATTAACCATCAGGTTAGGATGGATGTTCTTGGTAATAACATTTCTAATGTGAATACTTATGGTTTTAAGAGGGAGAGAGTAACTTTTCAGGACATCATTTCACAACTTATGGAAGCGGCAGCCAAGCCTACTGATGAAAGGGGGGGTATAAATTCAAAGCAAATAGGACTTGGTATGACTGTTGCCAGCATTGATAAGATTATGACACAGGGTAGTATTCAGACTACTGGTATAAACACTGACCTAGCAATTGCTGGTGAAGGGTTCTTCGTTTTAAAGAAGGGGGAACAGCTTTTCTACTCAAGAGCTGGTAATTTTTACATAGACAAGGATGGAACACTTGTCAATTCAAGCGGTTTCAAAGTTCAAGGCTGGAGAGCACAAAAACTTGAGACAGGAGAGATAATTATAAACCCATCAGGTCAGATTGAAGACCTTGTGATACCCAGGGGAGCGAAGAGCCCCGCAGCAGCAACTACGATAGTAAAGTATAGATCTAACCTTGAGAGTAGAACACCAATTATAACTCCAGAGTCAAGTCTCCTTGACAGGGAGAAATACACTCATAAAACAAGTGTTGATGTTTTTGACTCATACGGCAATAGATATAGAATGTTTATAGACTTCATAAGAACTGACTTAAATACATGGGTTGCTACGGTGAATGTGGAAGGTGCCAGTGGTGTAACAGTTAGCGTCGGCGAAGATAAAGCTGATAACAACAATCAATTTACTATTGTGTTTGACAACAAGGGAACTCTGGCAAGTGTTTCTGATAATAGCGTCAACCCTACAGTTATGAACACAGGAACATTAATGGCTAATGTCGGATTTACGTTACCAGATGGGACAAGACAAACAATTAAGGTAGAACTTGGTGTTGTTGGAAGCATTGAAAACAGTATAACTCAATTTTCATCTCCATCAACCGCATCTGTATATGATCAAGATGGACACGCTATGGGATACCTTGAGAGTTTCAAAATTGATAGTTCTGGAACGATAATAGGCGTCTTTACGAATGGACTTCAAGAACCCTTGGGACAGATAGCACTAGGTGGTTTTACAAATCCTCAAGGTTTGGAGAAAGTAGGAGAGAATCTATATATTGAGACGATGAACTCAGGACTTGCAGACATAGGTCCTGCTGAACTTAAGGGTAAGGGGAAGATATACTCTGGAGCACTTGAAATGTCAAATGTTGACCTTTCAGATGCTTTCGTTGATATGATTGTAACACAGAGAGGTTTTCAAGCAAACTCAAGAACAATAACAACAACAGACCAGATGCTACAAGAAGTTCTTAACCTAAAGAGATAATTAGGTATCGCACCACCTATTTTTGAGGGAGCTCTTAATGAGCTTCCTCTTATCATTACATAAGTAGTATCTTAAGCCTATCAATTTCATCAACTTCTGTTATCACTTTTACTATATATCGGTGAGGGTCTAACTGTAAGTTTACCTTCATTTTTCCAACGACTTTACCCAATGAGTTTTCCACTATTACGATAGTAGGTTTTATGCTATACTCTGAATCTTTCTGAATTATTACTCCTTTCTCACCAGTGTTTAGAAGGACAAAAGACCCTATAGCATATGGTGAAGGCAATCCATATAGTTTTGACATTTCTATTACAAATCTTTGAGTCAGCATAGGCTCAAAGTGCGATCCTGAACGCCTCATTATAATATCAAGTGCTTGTGCTATACTTATACCAGGTTTGTATGGTCTTTCCGATGTGAGTGCGTCAAAGACATCTGCAAGACTTACAATCTGTGGATACCTACCAATTCTATCAAACTTTATACCTAGTGGATACCCATTGCCATCGTATCTCTCATGGTGGAAAAGGACGATCTTTTTAGCGTAAGTGCTTACAGTAGGTTCATCTTTTATAGCAAAATAACCTATTATTGGATGCTTCTTCATTATCGTTAACTCTTCCTCAGTAAGCTCTCCAGGTTTGTAGAGTATGGTTGTAGGTATCTTCACTTTTCCTATATCATGTAGTATAGCACCCATACCTATCTCTTTTATCACAAAATCGCTAGCACCGAGAAACTTTGCAAAGAACATTGATAGGATAGTCACATTTATTGAATGAGTATAGGTGTATTCATCATAGTTTTTAACTACAGACAGATTTATTACTGCCTTACCAAGTTTGTGTATCATTTCCTTAAAAAGCTGTTCTATGATATCTTTAACCTCTTGGATCTCTATCTTTTTGTCATCTCTAAGTTGA
The Spirochaetota bacterium genome window above contains:
- a CDS encoding CBS domain-containing protein — translated: MTIMKNINTIKAGDIMTTDFFVCKEDFSLFLAIDKIMRRKVHSIVVVDDNGQMKDIISPTDLLKVVFLDYTDYHSMKVSDIVKKNREILYISEDTSLSEIIKAMRTYSISTLIVADESLKPIGIVHIKDVLKMIETILM
- a CDS encoding SpoIIE family protein phosphatase, yielding MLGSLQKEEYFKIYEPSRQFPINLLGFAAKKSVVVDSNVTTDEVVNLLLKDNEIAFVIVTSGDEIINVLESKDILNIISARFGQHIYGNKPVIKIANRLQKNFSLIEANKPVRSIIQKISKNKQRIVITINGNIYGATNPDIIYSVLLKIIEEDSKETGRLQNMIINKSLYPSNVINYEAVSIPSFNAGGDYIFVKDVDNNQTLVVIADVSGKGTSAAIITSMISFFFKSLVESKITKEVLVKSIVRLNNTIIDYFDYEKYITMVLCVVNKLSRSISIVNMGHQPVYVFEKEEIIQKRAHNTPIGLMDLSEDSIVIDDTTLGRNKKVFLFTDGVTDIKNSDEMEYGEKRLEAILLSYDNTEDIKSYLLEDIMSFSEDQYQVDDISFIIFEIKD
- a CDS encoding CHY zinc finger protein: MWAKIKDIPVFGVGLGSYSRCYHYNSERDIVAIKFKCCGKYYACYKCHNELEDHKIIPWDESEFSTKAVLCGICGFEMSIYEYLKSRSKCPSCSSDFNQNCKKHYSIYFGLEDYT
- the flgE gene encoding flagellar hook protein FlgE yields the protein MMRSLYSGVSGLINHQVRMDVLGNNISNVNTYGFKRERVTFQDIISQLMEAAAKPTDERGGINSKQIGLGMTVASIDKIMTQGSIQTTGINTDLAIAGEGFFVLKKGEQLFYSRAGNFYIDKDGTLVNSSGFKVQGWRAQKLETGEIIINPSGQIEDLVIPRGAKSPAAATTIVKYRSNLESRTPIITPESSLLDREKYTHKTSVDVFDSYGNRYRMFIDFIRTDLNTWVATVNVEGASGVTVSVGEDKADNNNQFTIVFDNKGTLASVSDNSVNPTVMNTGTLMANVGFTLPDGTRQTIKVELGVVGSIENSITQFSSPSTASVYDQDGHAMGYLESFKIDSSGTIIGVFTNGLQEPLGQIALGGFTNPQGLEKVGENLYIETMNSGLADIGPAELKGKGKIYSGALEMSNVDLSDAFVDMIVTQRGFQANSRTITTTDQMLQEVLNLKR
- a CDS encoding HD-GYP domain-containing protein, producing the protein MDDGKLKHDIVVDFLRPGMVLSGDLFSKEGVFLWSAKKPLTQDFINQLKSLGIKELYYTKEVKKDLSEIYPPMFSDEVKENAKEVINNVIRQLRDDKKIEIQEVKDIIEQLFKEMIHKLGKAVINLSVVKNYDEYTYTHSINVTILSMFFAKFLGASDFVIKEIGMGAILHDIGKVKIPTTILYKPGELTEEELTIMKKHPIIGYFAIKDEPTVSTYAKKIVLFHHERYDGNGYPLGIKFDRIGRYPQIVSLADVFDALTSERPYKPGISIAQALDIIMRRSGSHFEPMLTQRFVIEMSKLYGLPSPYAIGSFVLLNTGEKGVIIQKDSEYSIKPTIVIVENSLGKVVGKMKVNLQLDPHRYIVKVITEVDEIDRLKILLM